A region of the Nocardia nova SH22a genome:
CCGCTCAACTCCGAATCCTGCACCAGAGCCTCCTCGATCGACGAAATACCCAGCAACCGAACGTCTTTCGGGCAGCGCGAATCAGGCCCCGGATGCCGCCCCGGTCAGGGGCGCACGGCGGCACGGCCACAGCTGGTTCGGTGAACACCGCACGCCCGACCGCGTGGGGTGTGAAGAATCGAAATAGATTGCGTCTCAGTAGTTTCGGTGAACCGGAACGGTCACCAACTCATATCGAACCGACATCCTCCAACATCACGGCCAGCGGATTCCCGCGGCCTCAGCTCCTGCGTTCCCACAGTGGCGAATCATGCACACCGTGTCATGCAGCGAACACTAGGCCGAAGATTAATAAAAAGGAACGAGATCCTTCAAAAAAAATCGGACCAACGTCCAGGACGGCCGATATCCGGACAGAGATGTGCCCGAAACCACAGCGTGACCTGATTGTGTGAGTCAGAGCACTTTCAGACGCGGAGCCTACGAGCCGAAACGTTGCATCTGCGTTGCATCGGCGCCGATACGCCGATCGAGCACCCGTATCTTCGCCTCGATCTGGGCATACAGGGCAGAATCGCGATCCGCAGTCGCGCGATAGGCCACCCACGCGGCCGCATCGTCGCGCCCCTCGGCGCCGGAGGTCCACCGGCCGAGTACGGCCGCGTCACCCGATCGCAACACCGCGGTCCGCAAACGCACGCGCAATTCATCGCGGATGTCTATAACTCCCGGCGCGGTCGAACGAGGCAAAACCGGTCCGGTGTAATGGTGGACCGCACTGTGCACATCGCCGGAATCCAGCGCCGCGCGCAATGCCTCCACATCGGTCGACACCGGCACCCGCAACCGATAGGGCCGGGAGCCGAAGACCTCCGGCCCGACCACCGATCGCAGCCGCGACATCGCCGCCCGGATGGTGGCGTTGTCGAGATCGGTGTCGTCGAGCAGCAGCGCCAGATGATCGGCCGACAAACCCTCGGTGTGTTCGGCCAGCAGCAGCAGGATCTCGGCATGCCGCTGCGACAACGCGATTCGCTCACCGTCGACCGACAGTTGCGGCTGCCCCAGACCCAGCACGTCGAGCGCCAGGCGTCCGGTGGACCGCGTCGCCGGGCGATCGGCCGCCCGGCGCGACGCGCCGCGCTGTTCGGTGCGCACGGCCGAGAGCACCAGATCCATCTCCGCGGCGGTGGCCGCAGCCTTCACCAGCGCCAGGATTTCCGGACGGGCGACGCGCACGCCGCCCGCGATCATCAGCACCCCGGCCAGGCGGCCGTCCGGATCGTGGACGGGTGCGGCGGCTCCGGTGAGCTGATGCATCCGGTGCAGGAAATGCTCGGGGCCGTGGATCCAGGTGGCGCGGCCGGTGCGCACGACCAGGCCCACGGCATTGGTGCCGATGCGGCGTTCGGACAGGTCGTCGCCCTCGCGCAGCCCTACCTCGGCCGCGGCCTCGACCCGATCCGGATTGCCGTGCACCGACAGCACCCGGCCGAACTGATCGGCGACCACGACGATCAAACCGATTCCGGTGGCGTCCTGCAGCAGCAGTTTGTCGACCAGTGGCATCACCGCGGCTATCGGATGATTGTCGCGATAGCGCTGCAGATCCGCACCCCGCAGACCGCGGCCGTCGAGAATATCCATGGGATCGACCCCGCCGCGCACACTGCGCAACCAGGACTCCAAAACCAGTGGACGCAGTAATCCGGGCAGCTGATTGAGCTGATCTCCCCCGACACTGAGATATCCGTGGGCCTGAGCGGCATAGGCTTCCAGCGCACCGAGCTGCGTCCCGGGCTCGACCCTGTGCCCTGGGCGGTTATCGCCTGTGAGATTGCTGACCATTTGCCTTTCTTTCCCGTCCCACACTGTACCGGCGGGTCGGGAACGGCATGGGTGAAGCTTCCGGTTTGTCCGGCAGGTCACACCGGGTCCGGATCATCGGGAAATGTGAGGTGGGCGGCATTGCGGCGGCACTGTGACCGCCGTCATCAATGGCGCGGGACGGCCGGGCGCAGCGCCGCGACGTTACGGGCCCGGATGGCGCCCGACCACAGGCCGGTGCCGTAGGCGAGATCGTCGAGCCGCTTGCAGAACAGATAGCGCAGCGGATCCAGTCCACC
Encoded here:
- a CDS encoding GAF domain-containing protein translates to MVSNLTGDNRPGHRVEPGTQLGALEAYAAQAHGYLSVGGDQLNQLPGLLRPLVLESWLRSVRGGVDPMDILDGRGLRGADLQRYRDNHPIAAVMPLVDKLLLQDATGIGLIVVVADQFGRVLSVHGNPDRVEAAAEVGLREGDDLSERRIGTNAVGLVVRTGRATWIHGPEHFLHRMHQLTGAAAPVHDPDGRLAGVLMIAGGVRVARPEILALVKAAATAAEMDLVLSAVRTEQRGASRRAADRPATRSTGRLALDVLGLGQPQLSVDGERIALSQRHAEILLLLAEHTEGLSADHLALLLDDTDLDNATIRAAMSRLRSVVGPEVFGSRPYRLRVPVSTDVEALRAALDSGDVHSAVHHYTGPVLPRSTAPGVIDIRDELRVRLRTAVLRSGDAAVLGRWTSGAEGRDDAAAWVAYRATADRDSALYAQIEAKIRVLDRRIGADATQMQRFGS